TGATGCAATCACCCCCAATGCAGGCTGCAGGGAAGTCACACTCATTGATGTCTGTAGAGAATCAAAGGggtggagaatctcagggataaAGCCCACTCACACGACCTAAGGCTGCCAAGGTTTCCGAAGAGCCCTGGCTAAGGCCCACCCACCATGGCCCATCTTGGATCTGGATGGGGGCTGGCCATGGGAGTGGTAGCCTTGTTCACAGGTAGCCCCTGGGGTTGGGGCCTGTGCAGTGAAGGTCTGGGGCAGGGAGGAACAGGCCAGCCCCCCAGCTTGAGGCCTCCCCTCACCCTCGCAGCGGCTCCGGTCCCTTGACAGATGGTAGCCAGAGAGGCACTGACACTGgaaggagcctggcgtgttggCACAGATGCCATTGTCGCACACGTCCCCAGCCTCACACTCGTCCACGTCTGTGGGGCACAGGGGCCATCAGAGGGCTAAGATGGGGTGGTCCTGGGTCTCTGCTCCCCTCTTCCCACTCCTGCCCACGTCCTGGAGCACCAGAGCTGAGGCAGGTGGAGCTGGGGACAAGCATGGGCCCCTCAGCACCCTGCCCCTGTGTGGCACACCGTGCCCCAATGACCAGGCCAGGTGCGGGCAGGAACCCTGGGCCATCTCTGGCTCCAAAGAGCTCAGGCCTCCCATGCCTTGTCCATTCTCACCAAACAGTCCTCCCCATCCGCTGCTCtcgcccttcccctcccctctgtaaGTAAGCTCCCCTATATCTTCGTTTTCCTGGAATAATTTCTTCCGCTTGTGCGGCACGCTTCTGTGCAGTCCTTTCTGGTGGGAGCTGGTAGTCGCCCACACCCCAGACTCCTTCCAAACCACGCACTTCCTGAAGGATACCTGAGCCCCACACCAGCCTCCCACCTCTCTGTTGCCATCAGCACCCACCTTCCTAGCgcttctccctttccctctcctttcctctccatcCTGGGCGTTTTCAACATCCATCTGGCCAGCCAGGCCCAGCCTCCGATCCAACAGTCCTCCCTCCCTCAGTGTCCGCGACCTCCACTTCAACGCCAGCCCCTCGCTCTCAGTACGAGCGGCTGGGAGCTTCCCCCGCCATCTCCACGCCCGCTCCCTTTCCACTGCCTCCGATGCTGGTCTCCGGTCCCCTCCTCCGCCTCCTCTCCCCAAGGGCCCCTGAacacctctcctgcctcctctctgctctggCAAAGTCAGAGCCCTAGCCTGCTTCTCAGCGTGCCGGGTGCTGAGTGGGGCTGAGGCCGGCCACCACGCGGAGCACCAGCGGCCGCTCCACTCCGGGTGGCCTCCAGCTGGGCCAGATCCTCGGCGTGGCCGCAccgccctctcctcctcctctcaggcCTTGACACGAGGGAGGCCTAGGGAGCCCCCGTGCCCTTCAGCAGGTCCAAACTTTGCCGTTCTCCTCAGCCCACAGCCTCCACCCCACTCACTCTTCCTCACCTGCTGCCTCCGTCTTCTGGCCTCTCCTCAGGCCACAGAAGCTACCCTGCCAAGGCCGCCTTCTTGTCTCCCCAGTGAGTTCTTAGTTACAAGGACCTCTCTACTGCATTTAGCGCATCCTCCTCTGCCCTCGATGCCTGCCCTCCCCAGCTTCTCAGCTAGTGCTCCCTGGGCCCCCCATGACCCCTGCTCCCCCATCTCCCGCTCCTATCCCCTGCCTTCTGCCGACCTGGCAGTGTCCACAATGCTCCCCTCACGGGACTCAACCTCCTTGACTGCACCCCAGGGCTCCACAGCGCCCCCTAGTGTGCACCCCAGGGCTCCACAGCGCCCTCTAATGTGCACCTGGAGGCTCCACAGCTCCCCCTAATATGCACCCCAAGGCTCCACAGCCCACAGTCGCAAGTGGGTGTGTCTGGCCCAAGGCTTCCAATCTATACCGCCTGCCTTCTGTGGGCATCACCCTCTGAGAGACCCACAGGGACCACACACTCAACTGTCCAACGTGAAACTTAATGTCTTCCTTCTCAAACACGCCTCACCCCCAGGGACCCTATCCCAGTGAGCAGCACCCAATGAGTCACCCAAACTAGAAACCTGGAGACCCTTtacttctctctccttcaccttGACATCCAGTTAACAAGCCCAGATAActtgttttaatatttctctaaTATCACATAGTCTCATGACCATCTTTGAGGCCACTATTATCACATCTGCCACTGTCTCTGTCCTGAGTCTCCACCAGACCTCCAGTCCCTCTCCACAATGGGCATCAGGGAACTTTCTAGAACAAATAGCAAATGTTGTCATTCTTCCCCTTAAAATGCTTCAGGTACCTCCTAATAACTTCAGGGTGAAGTTCAGGGTGAAGCCCTGGGCAGGGCTTAAGTGGGCTCTTCAGGCCGTGGGGGCCTGCCCCTCACCAGCCAGCCTCGACCCCACCCGCTACTTACACCTTACTTTCCCTAGACACTCTGTGCTGGTGTTCACAGAGCCTGGCACGCTCTTCCCTCTCTCTTATCTTTGCTTGGCTAACTCCTGTTGATCCTTTAAGACAACTCAGGCCTCGCCTTCTCCCAGTCCCCCTGAGGTTTCCCAGAAACACCCAGACTCCACTGAGGCCGACAGTCCTGCGCTCTACAGTCGGTGTCTACGGTTCTCCAGTTTCTCTGACTCCCATCCCTCAGCCCATCTCCTGATGCATAAGAAACATTATTGtcggaggggagggaggggactaCTGACACCCCCTTTCTTTTATATCTCTCCCACTCCGTATTCAAGTAACTGTGCTTTGTAAACGCAGCTTCAAGCCTTGCCTCCTAAGATCCTTCCTACCTAGAAATTCCGCGGCCCCCTCCTCCGCCAGGTTGCGGAGAAAGTGAGTGGGTCAGTGAAGGGAAGGTGTCTGTGAATTAACTGTCTCCCGTCCAACAGATGGGGTGACCCGGTCCCCAACCTCGACTCTCGAGTAGGTGGCGGGAGGCAGGGCGGGGAGGGCCGTAGCTCACCCAGGCAACTGCGGCCGTCGGGCGCCGGCGCATAGCCTTGGGCGCACGTGCAGCGGAAGGAACCCGGAAGGTTCTCGCACCAGCCTGGAGAGCAGGGGTTGCCCTCGGCGCACTCGTTCACATCTGCGGCGGAGAAGGCTTGCCTCGGACCCGGCCCCACTGGACGAGGTCCTGTGAGGGGATGGGAGACCCTCCTTCcaggatgggggggggggttcccCCGCCCCTACGCGGGGAAAGCCGGGTTCTGGAACTCCCACGCCAATAGCCCAGCCCCATCACCGGGGCAACTCCCAAAGGGCCCAGCCCCCACCCGGACCCCAGCCCCGCGCGCACCGCGGCAGGCCCCGCCCCCCTGGCTGCGGTAGCCGGGCAGACAGGCAATGCACTTGAAGCTCCCAGGTTTGTTCTCGCATTTGCTATCCGGGCAGGTGCTAGGGTCTCGGCACTCGTCGATGTCTGcgcaggagggaggaagaagactTGTTTGGGGACAACGTTGCCGGCCAGATGCTCAGGGGCCTCCGCAGGGCCTCCCTCTGTCACGGATCGACCAGGGGAAGCGGGCCCTCTGGGTTCCAGACCGAAACCTCCGAGAGGCCCAGGGCTGGGCAGAGACGGGAGTGAGgccctccgcccccaccccaggccgaGGCACCACTGAGGACCCGCGCCGGTCCGGATGGGTCTTCCCCACCTTCGCACACGGGAGGTCGGGAGGCTTTGAGCCGGTAGCCGGGGTAGCAGTTGCACTTGTAGTGTCCCGGAAAGTTGATGCAGAAGCCGCCGTCGCCGCACAGGTGGGGCTTGGCGCACTCGTTCAGGTCTAAGCGGGAGGAAGGGGGCGCGAGGGGAGTGCAAAGTGGCGGAGGGGATGACACGCAATGAGGAGAGCTCCCCGGGTCCGCCGAGCCCCGGGCCCGCCCCCGGCCACTCCGTGCTCACCCACACACGAGCGCCCCCCGGCGCCGACGTGCAGGCGGTAGCCGCGGTTGCAATGGCAGTTGTAGGAACCTCCGGTGTTCATGCAGATGCCCCGCCCGGCGCCGCACGGCTCTGCCTCGCACTCGTTCACGTCTGAGAAGAGCGCGCGGGTGGGGAGATGTCAGAGGACGGTCCGGAGCCAGGGCCGCCCCCGCGCCACCCCCTCGCCACGCTCACCCACGCAGTAGCGGTGCTGCGGATGCGACCGGTAGCCGGGATTGCAATGGCAGGAATAGTCCGAGGGCCCCGGGACGCACTCTCCGTGGCCACAGATGTTCTGGTTCAGTCGGCACTCGTCCGTCTCTGAGGGGGGCGCCCGGGGGAAGGGCGGCAGGTCAGAGCGGGCAGGAAGGGAGCATTCGCTTTCTGCCACGTTCGCAGGGAAGAACTGGACACCCCATCACTTTCGACGCCGATACCTGAGCCTGGTCGCACTGATTTCAGATCTCTGTACAGCCATTACCCTCTCATCCTAGGATTCCCTACACCTCCATCACAAATACCGTGACATCACAACCCCAAGTAGCCCCAAACCATGATCCCAGGTCCCCGGCATCCCCATCTCCCCAGTCCAGGACCCTTCATACTTCTCTCCTCACTTACTATACTCTGACTCCAGTCACCTCAACATCTCAAACCCTGCAGCCTCAGTCACACCAATATCCTCTAGACCAGCGAACCAACACCCCTTGCCTTAGGGACctgcctgcccccccacccccattccagaAGTTTTTCTCCCCCTCCCAAGGCAGGCAGGAGCTGGTTTCCTGGGAACCCTGACTGACACAGGTGATCAGACCCAGGAAGCCTCCTTACCTTCTTTCCTAGGATTCACAGtactccctgcctcccacctcttTCTCCTAGGGGCCCTTCCCCTGAGCCCTGCCCCAGGAAGCCACAGGCAGCCCTGGCCTCAGGTTGAACCCCACTCCCTCCCAAACACACCTGGCCAGTGGGCTCTTGCAGGCTGTTCTCTCTGCTTAGAGTGCCTCTCCCTAGGCTCCTTAACACCCCGTCCTCTGATAAGTCTCCCCAAGTGCCTCTTTCTCCACATTCCCACAGCCCCCAGGCTGTCACTGGGTTATCCCAGCCTGGGCAGATTTCCTGGGCTGCCACCTTCCACCAGGAGCTTATCTAGGCTCCAGTTTTCAATTGGGTTGGTGGCTTCCTTGCAGCTGGAGTCCAAACAGCCATGGGCTTGAATCCGGCTCAACTGTGTGACCTGGGATGAGCTACTGAACCtctcttagcctcagttttctcatctggaaagtgAGGCTAACCGTGCCCACTTCACAGAGTACAAGGAAAGTAAATGGTATTTAGTATGTAAAACTCTCCAGTCAGTGCCTGGCCCAGGGCAACTGTTCAGCCATAGCTAGCAATTATTATGATGCCCCAAACCATGCAGACACTTCCCACAGCCTTTGGGATCAAATCCAAGCCTCTTAAAGCTCCCTGAGCTGGCCCTCTCCTAGTTCAGAAACACTGATCTGTGTGTGGTGTCTCTCTTCTCCATGAAACCAAGGTTTCATGTTTCCATGCCTTTGCCCAAACCTCTGCCCAGACCGGAATGTCCTTTTCCCCAACCTGCTAGCCCATTTCTTTCCCATATTTCATCGTTAATTTCTAACACTCTTAAAAGCTCTGTTCAGAAAGCCTTCTCTCATCGCCATTCTACACATGATCACAATACCCagacttccttccttcttctctgatTTACTTTTGCATAACCCTTATGAGACATactgtggctcagaggttaaagtgtctgactggaatgcgggagacccgggttcaatccctgggttgggaagatccccaggagaaggaaatggcaacccactccagtactcttccctggagaatcccatggagggaggagcttggtaggctacagtccatggggccgcaaagagtcagacacgactgagcgacttcactttcactttatgagaCACACTAGATTTGGACTCATTGATCTGTTTGCTGTCTGTCTACTCCACAAGGACCgggaatttttgtctgttttgtttactaTTATGTCCCCAGCACTTAAACAGtgcctgcacacagtaggtgctccataaatattgACTGTAAATGCCTTCAGACTGGCCTGACCACCACCACTCGGATCAGTTGAGGGCAGAGTGGCGTCTCAGAGTGCTGCACCCCGAggcttccccagcccccagcccagggtcGAGCTGaaggggtgaaagaggagaaaccCTAAGTTGGGGGCGTGGCTTACCTGGGGCGTGACCTAGGTGGGCGGGTCTTACCTGTGACTTGAGTAGGGGCGATTTCCACCGCACTGCGGGACGGGGGCAAGTCGGGCAGGAACTGGGGCGGCGGGGGCCAGGAGATCAGCTCTGCGGGCAGCAGCAGACGACCATTAGCGGGTGAGGAGGCTGAGAGAGCCGCCCCTCTCCCCGCAGGTCACTTCACACCCAGCCGGCAACTTCACACCCAGCTGCACCGCCCCCTGGTGCCTAAGCTGTGAACTTCCCCGGCAGTGACAGTCCTTGAGGACTGGTGCCTACAGAGCCCAGCTCACCCGGGTAAGGCCGGGCAGGAGATATGGTGACAGTCGGGTGGCTCTGCTGCGCTGACTGCTCTTCAATCACTGGCTGCGGGCGACAGCAGCATGAACCCTCTGTGTCTCcttggcctccctgcccctcccacctgGGTTCTCATACTCACTGAGTCTGTGCTCACCCCTACAAGGGAAGAAGACGGGGCATTAAGTGTTGGGCTGGGAGAAGGGAGTCAAGTCTGGGATTGGCAGTTGGGCATGTGTGGTCAGAGTCCCTAAGAGTTCAACGACCATGTCTCTGGGCCAACCATCAAGGGTTAGATCCTGATGTCTGGGGATGTTTTCATCACAAGTCAGTGAAGCGATGGCTGGACAAGGTCCTCAGCTTGGGAGGTTATAGCAAGGGTCAaatccctggatcaggggtcAGAGGGTCAGATCTAGAGGCAGCATTTGAGCTGCATTAGTGCCCTGATCTGGAAATCAAAGGTGTCCTGGTTTCAGAGGATTGAACCTGGAGGGCAATAAATGATCAAATCCCATGGATCAGGGGTGACATCCTGGGCTTAGTTACAACACTGGTTAGGGGTCAGAGTGTCAGTTCCAGGGGTCAATGCTAGTCTGGGATTAGGAGTTAGAGGTTAGACTCAGGTCCTAACTGTGGGTCAAGGGTCAAGGTGTCAGACCTAGGGGTTCTGCAACTGTCAGGAAACAGGAGGGATCGGGCCagacctctctcttcctctgtgtcCTCAGGTGGTGGTGCCCGGCTGGGGCTCTCGGGCAGCTGCTGGGGCTTGGGTGGCCCATCGGGGTGCAGGAAAAGGGAAAAGTCACTTTCGCCCTGAATGGTGAGCGTCTGGTGGGAGGTGAGGATGTGGTACCCCTTCCCAGCTGGGCAGATCTCCTTGAAGGCAGCTGTGGCCAGAGCAAGGGGCAGGCAAGTGAGCCCTTCCTGGAGAGGCAGGCTCACAGACAGCCCCCCGGCCCCAAAGGCCCCTGGCTCACCAGTGCCATCAGCTGGGCAGCGCTGGCACCTGGCACCCCAGGCCTTGCCGACGCTGCAGCAGCAGAGTTGGCGGGTGAGACGTGTGGTCAGGGGGTGCTGGCACTGGTGTTCAGGGCTCACCAGGCGGAAACACAGGCTCTTCTCCTCCGGCTTGTCCGCTGCAGTGGCCAGTGATGGGCATGGACATCTGGGCCTGAATGCTGCCCACGTCCCTCTTCCCAGCTGCTCCAGACCTCACCTCTCTGGCACAGGAGGCCTTGATTCTCGTGTGGTCCCTGACCCCACATGACCCTGAATTCATTTGATCCCTGAAACCTGTATTATTCTGATCTCATGTAATACTTGAAACTTCTGTGACCACTGAACCCATTGATCCCTGATTCTAGCTGTTCTAGACTCTTTATCCCTCCCACTCATCAAGCCCCTGGTCTCATATGACTCTGCCTCCTCATAACCCATGACGCTATGTGACCTGTTATTCCAGATCTCATGCAATTCCTTGAAGCCACTGATCCCTGACCCCATCTGCTCTAGATCTTGCTCCTCCTCCAGCAGTCAACTGTTGACCCCACTCTGACCTCTGTGACCTCTGTTTGGAGCCTTACCCTCCCACCCGTGCTTCATGACCTCCAAGGACCCCCGAGTCTCACCAATGCATTGTGTGCGGGAGGGGCCCAAGCTATGGCCAGGTGGGCAGACACAGCGATAGGAGCCAGGGTTGTTGAGGCAGTCGCCATGGCGACACATGCCTGGCATCGCGCACTCGTTGATGTCTGCGGTAACAAGTGAGAGTTTGGGCCCTCCAGGCTGGGTGACAGCGACCTGCTCCAGAAACCTCATGGTTCTACCCGCCCCCCCCTCCAAGTGACAACTGGCCCGTACCCTGGCAGTGCGTGCTGTTGAGCCTCTTGTAGCCCTGGGGACAGTCAGCGCCCACCTCCCCACGAACAGGCCCTGGCTTCTGCACCCCTGTGTCTGTGGAGAGAGGACAGCATGGCAGGAGAGGACTCGGGGGCTGCAGAGAGGGAAGGGACGGCACTGAGGAGGGGAGTGGGGTACTTCGGGGAACCGGGTGGGAAGTGAGAGGCTCAGGCTgcggggctgggaggggctgggggagggtgtgccccgtggggaggggcagagatcTCACCGAGCCAGGGCACTCACACTGCAGCTGGGGGCACTTGTGGCACTTGCTCTGGCCCCAAGCGGTGCCGATGCTCCCACAGCAGTCTTCCTGCTTGGTGAGGCCCGGGAGGGGGTTGCTGCCACACTAGGGAGAGGAGCGTGGACAGGGGTCACAGgctgcccagcccccacctggCCTCCCTCCTcggccccttttcctcctcccccgACTCAACCTGCAGGACCCACCCAGTTTTGAGCAAACCCGGTGGACTGGAACAGGGCGGCCCTGAGCAGCGTCTGTGGGTTCACTCACGGGCTGCTTGGGCAGCGTGTCCTGGAAGCAGCGGCCCAGGGGCTTCTGGGTGGGTGGCCGGGGATGAGGGGGCTTGGGGTGCGGCAGCAGgtgctgggagggggcagggccctCGGCGTTGGGCCCTTCGATGCGGTGCACTTGGACTGAGGCCTCGGGCGGGTGGTGGACGCGCACGTTCACCACGGGGGGCGGGGCCTGCACTGGGGGGCGGGGCACGGCGGCTTCAGGGCTGCCCCGCAGCGCCTGGTGGCAGGTGGTGGCGAGGAGCTCCTCCAGGGCTGGCCCCCGCCCGGGTCCTGCCCACCCCCTCCAGTGCCCGCCCACCTCGGCCTCCCGGGGTATGCCCATTGCCTGGTACCTTCCGCTGAGATCTGTCCTGGCCCGAGGGGCACCAGGAAGGTCGCATGCTGGGCAGGGGGCCCCTCCCCGGGCCCTGGCGGATCGGCGATCACCTGGACCGCGTACATGGCGTGCTTGCTGGCCACAGACTCGCCCTCTGGAGCCAGGGGCGGCAGCGCGCCCGTGGACAGGGCCCCGGCCCGGCCAAGCCCAGGGCCTGAGCCGCCAGCGCCTCCGCCAGCTCCTCCAGCCGGCACCTGGCAGAAGCGACCCGTGAAGTCCGGGGGACACAGGCACTGGTTTCGCGAGGAACACTGGCCGCCGTTCATACAGGGCAGGGGGCACACCactggggaggagaggtgggtCAGGGCCCAGGCAGACCCCTGTGGCCAGCATCCAGACCCAGTCTCTCACCCACATCctgtctcttccctccctcctccctactTCCAAGCCACCCACTGGTTCTGTTCTCCCTGGGAAGCTGGCCTTAGTAAcacatcaaacacacacacacgctaccCTCTAGGTCCCCCAACATCCTTATACCCTAGGGGCCACTGGCATCTTGAACTTACATCCTAGCTAGGAGACCCTGTGCCAGCTGCGTGACCCTG
The nucleotide sequence above comes from Cervus canadensis isolate Bull #8, Minnesota chromosome 29, ASM1932006v1, whole genome shotgun sequence. Encoded proteins:
- the LTBP3 gene encoding latent-transforming growth factor beta-binding protein 3 isoform X2; its protein translation is MPGPRGAAGGLAPEMRGAGAAGLLALLLLLLGPDGGAEGGPAGERGAGGGGALARERFKVVFAPVICKRTCLKGQCRDSCQKGSNMTLIGENGHSTDTLTGSGFRVVVCPLPCMNGGQCSSRNQCLCPPDFTGRFCQVPAGGAGGGAGGSGPGLGRAGALSTGALPPLAPEGESVASKHAMYAVQVIADPPGPGEGPPAQHATFLVPLGPGQISAEVQAPPPVVNVRVHHPPEASVQVHRIEGPNAEGPAPSQHLLPHPKPPHPRPPTQKPLGRCFQDTLPKQPCGSNPLPGLTKQEDCCGSIGTAWGQSKCHKCPQLQYTGVQKPGPVRGEVGADCPQGYKRLNSTHCQDINECAMPGMCRHGDCLNNPGSYRCVCPPGHSLGPSRTQCIADKPEEKSLCFRLVSPEHQCQHPLTTRLTRQLCCCSVGKAWGARCQRCPADGTAAFKEICPAGKGYHILTSHQTLTIQGESDFSLFLHPDGPPKPQQLPESPSRAPPPEDTEEERGPVIEEQSAQQSHPTVTISPARPYPELISWPPPPQFLPDLPPSRSAVEIAPTQVTETDECRLNQNICGHGECVPGPSDYSCHCNPGYRSHPQHRYCVDVNECEAEPCGAGRGICMNTGGSYNCHCNRGYRLHVGAGGRSCVDLNECAKPHLCGDGGFCINFPGHYKCNCYPGYRLKASRPPVCEDIDECRDPSTCPDSKCENKPGSFKCIACLPGYRSQGGGACRDVNECAEGNPCSPGWCENLPGSFRCTCAQGYAPAPDGRSCLDVDECEAGDVCDNGICANTPGSFQCQCLSGYHLSRDRSRCEDINECDFPAACIGGDCINTNGSYRCLCPQGHRLVGGRKCQDIDECSQDPGLCLPHGVCENLQGSYVCICDEGFTPTQDQHGCEEVEQPHHKKECYLNFDDTVFCDSVLATNVTQQECCCSLGAGWGDHCEIYPCPVYSSAEFHSLCPDGKGYTQDNNIVNYGIPAHRDIDECILFGAEICKEGKCVNTQPGYECYCQHGFYYDSNLLECVDVDECLDESNCRNGVCENTRGGYRCACTPPAEYSPVQRQCLSPEEMDVDECQDPTACRPGRCVNLPGSYRCECRPPWVPGPSGRDCQRPESPAERAPERRDVCWGQRGDDGMCAGPLAGPALTFDDCCCRQGRGWGAQCRPCPPRGAGSQCPTSQSESNSFWDTSPLLLGKPAREEDSSEEDSDECRCVSGRCVPRPGGAVCECPGGFQLDASRARCVDIDECRELNQRGLLCKTERCVNTSGSYRCVCKAGFARSRTHGACVPQRRR
- the LTBP3 gene encoding latent-transforming growth factor beta-binding protein 3 isoform X3, yielding MPGPRGAAGGLAPEMRGAGAAGLLALLLLLLGPDGGAEGGPAGERGAGGGGALARERFKVVFAPVICKRTCLKGQCRDSCQKGSNMTLIGENGHSTDTLTGSGFRVVVCPLPCMNGGQCSSRNQCLCPPDFTGRFCQVPAGGAGGGAGGSGPGLGRAGALSTGALPPLAPEGESVASKHAMYAVQVIADPPGPGEGPPAQHATFLVPLGPGQISAEVQAPPPVVNVRVHHPPEASVQVHRIEGPNAEGPAPSQHLLPHPKPPHPRPPTQKPLGRCFQDTLPKQPCGSNPLPGLTKQEDCCGSIGTAWGQSKCHKCPQLQYTGVQKPGPVRGEVGADCPQGYKRLNSTHCQDINECAMPGMCRHGDCLNNPGSYRCVCPPGHSLGPSRTQCIADKPEEKSLCFRLVSPEHQCQHPLTTRLTRQLCCCSVGKAWGARCQRCPADGTAAFKEICPAGKGYHILTSHQTLTIQGESDFSLFLHPDGPPKPQQLPESPSRAPPPEDTEEERGVSTDSPVIEEQSAQQSHPTVTISPARPYPELISWPPPPQFLPDLPPSRSAVEIAPTQVTETDECRLNQNICGHGECVPGPSDYSCHCNPGYRSHPQHRYCVDVNECEAEPCGAGRGICMNTGGSYNCHCNRGYRLHVGAGGRSCVDLNECAKPHLCGDGGFCINFPGHYKCNCYPGYRLKASRPPVCEDIDECRDPSTCPDSKCENKPGSFKCIACLPGYRSQGGGACRDVNECAEGNPCSPGWCENLPGSFRCTCAQGYAPAPDGRSCLDINECDFPAACIGGDCINTNGSYRCLCPQGHRLVGGRKCQDIDECSQDPGLCLPHGVCENLQGSYVCICDEGFTPTQDQHGCEEVEQPHHKKECYLNFDDTVFCDSVLATNVTQQECCCSLGAGWGDHCEIYPCPVYSSAEFHSLCPDGKGYTQDNNIVNYGIPAHRDIDECILFGAEICKEGKCVNTQPGYECYCQHGFYYDSNLLECVDVDECLDESNCRNGVCENTRGGYRCACTPPAEYSPVQRQCLSPEEMDVDECQDPTACRPGRCVNLPGSYRCECRPPWVPGPSGRDCQRPESPAERAPERRDVCWGQRGDDGMCAGPLAGPALTFDDCCCRQGRGWGAQCRPCPPRGAGSQCPTSQSESNSFWDTSPLLLGKPAREEDSSEEDSDECRCVSGRCVPRPGGAVCECPGGFQLDASRARCVDIDECRELNQRGLLCKTERCVNTSGSYRCVCKAGFARSRTHGACVPQRRR
- the LTBP3 gene encoding latent-transforming growth factor beta-binding protein 3 isoform X1 — its product is MPGPRGAAGGLAPEMRGAGAAGLLALLLLLLGPDGGAEGGPAGERGAGGGGALARERFKVVFAPVICKRTCLKGQCRDSCQKGSNMTLIGENGHSTDTLTGSGFRVVVCPLPCMNGGQCSSRNQCLCPPDFTGRFCQVPAGGAGGGAGGSGPGLGRAGALSTGALPPLAPEGESVASKHAMYAVQVIADPPGPGEGPPAQHATFLVPLGPGQISAEVQAPPPVVNVRVHHPPEASVQVHRIEGPNAEGPAPSQHLLPHPKPPHPRPPTQKPLGRCFQDTLPKQPCGSNPLPGLTKQEDCCGSIGTAWGQSKCHKCPQLQYTGVQKPGPVRGEVGADCPQGYKRLNSTHCQDINECAMPGMCRHGDCLNNPGSYRCVCPPGHSLGPSRTQCIADKPEEKSLCFRLVSPEHQCQHPLTTRLTRQLCCCSVGKAWGARCQRCPADGTAAFKEICPAGKGYHILTSHQTLTIQGESDFSLFLHPDGPPKPQQLPESPSRAPPPEDTEEERGVSTDSPVIEEQSAQQSHPTVTISPARPYPELISWPPPPQFLPDLPPSRSAVEIAPTQVTETDECRLNQNICGHGECVPGPSDYSCHCNPGYRSHPQHRYCVDVNECEAEPCGAGRGICMNTGGSYNCHCNRGYRLHVGAGGRSCVDLNECAKPHLCGDGGFCINFPGHYKCNCYPGYRLKASRPPVCEDIDECRDPSTCPDSKCENKPGSFKCIACLPGYRSQGGGACRDVNECAEGNPCSPGWCENLPGSFRCTCAQGYAPAPDGRSCLDVDECEAGDVCDNGICANTPGSFQCQCLSGYHLSRDRSRCEDINECDFPAACIGGDCINTNGSYRCLCPQGHRLVGGRKCQDIDECSQDPGLCLPHGVCENLQGSYVCICDEGFTPTQDQHGCEEVEQPHHKKECYLNFDDTVFCDSVLATNVTQQECCCSLGAGWGDHCEIYPCPVYSSAEFHSLCPDGKGYTQDNNIVNYGIPAHRDIDECILFGAEICKEGKCVNTQPGYECYCQHGFYYDSNLLECVDVDECLDESNCRNGVCENTRGGYRCACTPPAEYSPVQRQCLSPEEMDVDECQDPTACRPGRCVNLPGSYRCECRPPWVPGPSGRDCQRPESPAERAPERRDVCWGQRGDDGMCAGPLAGPALTFDDCCCRQGRGWGAQCRPCPPRGAGSQCPTSQSESNSFWDTSPLLLGKPAREEDSSEEDSDECRCVSGRCVPRPGGAVCECPGGFQLDASRARCVDIDECRELNQRGLLCKTERCVNTSGSYRCVCKAGFARSRTHGACVPQRRR